TttatgtgttaaatatttgtatatttgtttattgattTTCCTTTGgagtggtggggggggggggctatccAAACGTACGTGGGTAAAGGGTCAACTcgcaaattttgaaaatgaactCGCAAATTCTCGCAAATGTCGACGCATCTTTTGGtataaatttcgaaatttttgaGCGACATGGGTGGGCTACGTGAACTGGGCCCACAcattcatattttgtttgcaGCTAAAAAAAAGGCAAACTTGCAAATTCTGAAAGTGAACTTGCAAATTCTCGCAATTAACTCGCAAACTATTGGTGAAGATTTTGAGTCGCTACGCCAAAatgggtgggccaacttcacgaacGTTATCTGGTCGCACTCTGTAAATACCCATATCCAATGCCttgaaggtacctatataaaatcgCTTCCTTCGCATTATATCTTACAAGTGCAATATCACGCGTCAACGTCATACGCaccatattataaatctttattagacactttaaataaacaaacgatttaatatttttataaatactgatATAATAGAACTGATAATAACAGACATTAACGATAGTTCCTAGTCAAAATTTAGGTTCCGGTTCTGGTTTCGGTTTCTGTTTCGGTTAATGCCGGTTTTACCCCTTTATATTTgacttttgattttgattttattttattaggcaAGTGCCaactgtataaaaaattaacatattaagaACCTCTATTTAATGGCaggtattaattgtaatttagtgtaggtaggtatttgagagtttagttaatattatatcattaacactaaaactataaaagacatactattatattcagTAGTTTACTGACTATTTATATCCATATCGGATGTGAAATTAATATGCCCATAATATCTCCGATGGTAATCTTTTGCCTGATCACGAAAGTATTTCTCAAAAGTTATCTTCTGGGCTTGTTCAATATGTCTCAAAAGTACTGACTCAaagttgaaaaacaaattactttttGACAATTGTTCGTATATAGCTACACacaaacaaaaacacaaatttctaaaatcaaaaaactcatcgcaccgctcagaatctaaaatctgcCCACTAATTTAAATCATGGTATTGTAGTAAACTATATTCATCAACTCACCTGAtgtactgtaatatattaatcaattgtTGAGTTTTTGAAAACTTGTCGATCCCATCTGGGCTCAGAATAACGGATCTACTAAATAGAAGATAAAATatcttatcaaaatatataatataggtaatattttaagttgtgTCCTAAATAAATGTCTACGTACGTACTATAGCAacaatcgtataataataaggtgttttatcttttatttatgtttataaagaTTAGTTGGCAGTCTTTCATACAAGATCGAGGACCAATTATTCCATcgtaattaacaattttaacagttttcaatattatagccATCCAACTATCCACCAAGAATAATGTTTCAGACTAAAGTGCCGTTAATCAGCGTGTACAATAGCATCGGCAGCCGCCCGCTGGATAATTGGGCTGTTCATCAGGTGAGTGTACGGATCCGTCTGATAAAACCGTCCAACACGCTTTCAAAATTAGAACGAATAGTTTCTCAGTTATAAAAATGGTAATACTAAGGATAATGGTTAGGTAATAGtagttatttcaaaaatataaagtatattatgtcatattggatctattatgtttgataataacTGAACGGATTTTACAAACTGTAAATATTGAAGGATTAATATCAGCTACTACGattttctaataattgttatagccCACATATTTTCCAATCCCATGATGAtcgttgataaaataaaataaaatgtaagacGTCGCAATGCCTAGGCAAAATGGGTACATAGACGCGTGTTCaggcatttttatttaaacaattactGCCTGCTCCTTTGCTACATGTAGATCTTCAAGACTTCCAGAGAACCTCCTATTTCCACATTTGCTGACTATGTGATGCATTGCCTATGCCTCCGCTCCGCAGTCACATCTTGGATCCTCTTTTAAGCACCACTTGTGCATCAGTTGGTTACATCGGCCATGGCCTGTACGTATTCGGTTCAGTCTAGTCCATAATCTGCGAAGAAGGGACGATCTTGGTTGTTGACATCTTTGTCTAAATTCCCGTTAATATGGATTTTCATAAGAAGACTCGTAGGTCAGGAGTTGAGTATCCCCCCCAACTTGTGGGTGGTTTTtgggtgataaaaaaaaatcaaaatcttaCAATTTAAGGTACCTACTCTCATCACATTGCGATTCAGTTCACATATAATTACCAGGTCACCGTCGTTATTAATAGGATTCGGGAATAGTTGCattaaaaatgatcaaaatatgctaatataatatgctggtacatttttatgtaattttcaaaaaactaatataacatattagaattttggaaataaaaatctcaaaaataagTAGATAGGTCCATAAacagtacctaattaaaataatttacacaggGGTTTACTaatcctaatataatatactgattaaTATGGACACTATTGCGCATGATTTATAGGAATTTTGAAACTatcatgaaaataaaacaaatattttttttaaatactggaAAATGTATACTGACATCTACTGAGTTAAGAAGTAACGAATAACGTGATATGCAAACAACAGTGATTAACGAACGCGTATCTACTAATTTTCATTACTTTGTACAATCTAGAATCTAGATGCCAAATAGTTTTACCACAGTTTTGTCACAAAGAGACTCATAAAACGTTACGTacctaatttattgtataaatatatacctaataacttatgatataggtacctatttataaaatttttatatttcatgatGTCAAGTACTGCGAAATACAATGTCcatataataaagaaaatattttaaaaaaaatattaaaaatcatgtaaatcaaataaataaaatgcaaattaaTACAACTTAACCTggtctaataaaatattaaccacACTTGTCTTGTCTGTGTATTTTCAGTGCAAAGAAGGAGAAATCCAATATGTCCAAGACGATCTGCTAAACTCCTACGTGCTCCAGATCAAGTCACCAAACGTGAACTATACCTGTTGTATAAACTGTCCAGTGAATCCCAAAGGTTCACTCGGTGTTCGGCTGCCGTTCGTGACGTTGTTGGTGAAAAACCTAGGACGATTTTTTATGTTCGAAATCACGGTACATCAATATTTTGTAGGAAATAGCATCTCACGCACACCTTTgactaacaaaaataaataatatgccaCAACTGTTATTACAGCTTTATGTGTGGACCCCTATAcagatcaattattattataataatatttgaatacctTTAAGGTTTCCAtttataaattctttaaaaggaaaaaaaatatttaaaaaggcaaaattaactaaaaacggTTCTAAATCACAACCGCCAgtatggaaaaatattaaaaatttaaaaattatacaaaacgtATTGAttctaaattgttaaattttataataaaaaaaaatataacgtttAACTGACAGAAATTTACTTTTTTCTCTGTTTCGTCCAACGGCTGTCCCCGCCCCCGTTGTATGCGAATACAGATTTTGGACAGCGAAAATATTCGCCGGCGTTTACGTGTGAGCAACTACCATACGATCAAAAAGCTGAGCACGTTCGTGACCACGTTGCCGATTTCCATGGGTGAGGGTTGGAATCAACTGAACTTGAATTTGGCCGAGATCACAATTGACTCTTTCAAAACGACCTATGTGGAGACGGTCAGCGTCCAGGTGCACGCCAACTGCCGGTTGAGGAGAATATACTTCAGTGACCAGCAGTACAAGGAAGATCAGCTACCTATCGCGTACATGATGTACGGGTCCAAGGATGTGCAAGAGAAACCAAAGAGCTTGCTGAGAAAAAATTCGGCGGTCGTCGACAAATATTCGGCGGGCGACAAGTTGTAGAGAGCATTGCCATAAAGTATAAATACGAATAAATGGCAGACAGATTCTCCATTTTTTTCTGTGATAATATCTGTAACGATGGATGCATGCAGTACGTTGATATTATTCAGTGTTGCAAACCAAAaagtgtaattttattaaaatacaacaatgttataatatacgtaacgagtaggtagttaaattttcaatccttagctataaaagttgatcattttatgagtttttaactacaaaatcgtttttaattttaaatttgggaAATGTTGTCGCAAgccgaactttaaatgtttatataaaaaaattgtgattatgtaattttaatatttttcaactgctattgaaacaatatactagaaaccatgtattacattttcaggctttttgaccaaacgaataaaattatattgacatctaatgaaaaaaaaacaaaaaaaattggaaactaaaaatgtctttaaacaACTTAAAACGACCggaattgaaatattaaaaaaataaactaatatatttaactaattaactaaattaattacaatgttTATGATTACtgtcaaataattgaaaaataatattgaatagagtttttctaaatattaaatatcgtaTGATtaaccaaatttaaataaaacaggCATTCATAGaagaataaaaagtaaataataatattgttagttaTCTATATTTTGAACTTGTATAGTTTTAATACGCATCTAAACGTGTATTGATAATTAGGGCTCGGAGATCGTtgtattttcatgtttttttttttgtaaaattattaaatatattactaagcttgaaattagttttttgtctcgcctgcaccgaaagtttggttttcgatagcggttgaaTCGTTGGAAAGCTTCTTTTATCCGTTCAGCGGGCTGTAAAGTGGAAATCGCAAAAAGTGCCGGTGGTAAAGTGGAAACTGACAatcagacactgaaatctataccacggttgTCGGTCCTTAAATAACATAAACTTTTGATTACatcttataatcatattatatactccaTGCGTCACgcttaattttttgtaatatctCTATAAAAgataggaaaaaaataatatattgtcctgctgaaatatttttttgacctCCCTAGTTCTTACTTCTGAGCATACCTTTCAAAAAGTTTATATGACGCCTCTGTATGAACTGAGTAACACTAAAACAGAGATACaccgatattataatgttgtgttttatattaattgttaataataccaTACTTCTATATAGTTACAAATACTTAAGTGTTATGACCCAAAAGAGATTATTTTTGCTCATCACAGAAAATGAATAGACAGGCAAAAATGCAATcttgatacattttatgtaggtatacataaacataCCTTGCAACATCTCAAATTATGCCACtgatttcatattttaactGTAGCTCTAGGTATATTTCTGAATGGGGTTCAAACATTCCTGATATATATATGAGCAATCGAGATCCGACAATCAACAATCCAATACGTATCTAATATTTCCATTTTCCACTTTTTTCAGTATTGatggatttttatattttagaatttatttctaCCAGACCTGCATTTAG
This genomic window from Metopolophium dirhodum isolate CAU chromosome 1, ASM1992520v1, whole genome shotgun sequence contains:
- the LOC132933631 gene encoding cilia- and flagella-associated protein 20-like → MFQTKVPLISVYNSIGSRPLDNWAVHQCKEGEIQYVQDDLLNSYVLQIKSPNVNYTCCINCPVNPKGSLGVRLPFVTLLVKNLGRFFMFEITILDSENIRRRLRVSNYHTIKKLSTFVTTLPISMGEGWNQLNLNLAEITIDSFKTTYVETVSVQVHANCRLRRIYFSDQQYKEDQLPIAYMMYGSKDVQEKPKSLLRKNSAVVDKYSAGDKL